A single Petrotoga sibirica DSM 13575 DNA region contains:
- the hydE gene encoding [FeFe] hydrogenase H-cluster radical SAM maturase HydE, whose product MKLQNEEILKRLQSKAPHSTSQWDDYSNFSEKVQNIVNYFISNETIEKEHIIQILSLKKEDKDRDDLFNVANLIRKTYTGDYINIKGVIEFSNYCKKNCYYCGLRAKNPSVQRYRMSPKEIIEVANQAAILGLDTIILQSGEDDRYTDDDLIYIIREIRKNTSLPVSLSIGERSFSSYRKFRKAGAVRVLLKHETINKNIFKNIHPEKSYDNRIELLRYMNSLGYVTGSGNIIGLPGQTLEDIADDILFMRNENIRMIGMGPFIPTENTPLKNHPRGSGELTLNAYCATRFCVPRAQMPTTTALGTISPDLQYQGFFAGCNVIMVNITPEVYRKNYNIYDNKIKVEFYETYEKIKQLGFSPSKITQKRMEDRKNASNIRL is encoded by the coding sequence ATGAAATTACAAAACGAAGAAATTTTAAAAAGATTACAGAGCAAAGCCCCACATTCCACCTCTCAATGGGATGATTATTCTAATTTTTCTGAAAAAGTTCAAAATATCGTGAATTATTTTATATCTAATGAAACCATAGAAAAAGAACACATTATACAAATCTTGTCTTTAAAAAAAGAAGATAAAGATCGAGATGATCTTTTCAATGTAGCAAATCTGATCAGAAAAACGTATACAGGAGACTATATAAACATAAAAGGAGTTATCGAGTTTTCAAATTATTGTAAGAAAAACTGTTACTATTGTGGATTGAGAGCTAAAAATCCATCTGTACAAAGGTATCGGATGAGTCCCAAAGAAATAATAGAAGTTGCAAATCAAGCAGCGATACTTGGTTTAGATACGATTATTCTTCAAAGTGGTGAAGACGATAGATACACAGATGATGATTTAATCTACATCATAAGAGAAATAAGAAAAAACACAAGTTTACCCGTATCTTTATCAATTGGTGAAAGAAGTTTTTCATCATATAGAAAATTTAGAAAAGCAGGCGCAGTAAGGGTACTTCTAAAACACGAAACCATTAACAAAAATATTTTTAAAAATATCCATCCTGAAAAGAGCTATGATAATAGAATAGAACTATTAAGGTATATGAATAGTCTAGGTTACGTGACTGGTTCGGGGAATATTATAGGTTTACCTGGACAAACATTAGAAGATATAGCTGATGATATTCTTTTTATGAGAAATGAAAATATTAGGATGATAGGTATGGGGCCATTTATCCCCACAGAAAACACACCGTTAAAAAATCATCCTCGTGGGAGTGGTGAATTAACTTTAAACGCCTACTGTGCCACAAGATTTTGCGTGCCAAGAGCACAAATGCCTACTACTACTGCATTAGGAACGATTTCTCCCGATTTGCAATACCAAGGTTTTTTTGCGGGGTGCAACGTTATTATGGTTAACATTACTCCAGAAGTGTATAGAAAAAATTACAACATCTACGATAATAAGATAAAAGTAGAGTTTTATGAGACATATGAAAAAATCAAACAATTAGGCTTCTCACCTTCCAAAATAACCCAAAAACGAATGGAGGATAGAAAGAATGCCAGCAACATCAGGTTATAG
- the hydG gene encoding [FeFe] hydrogenase H-cluster radical SAM maturase HydG, which produces MFWIRDKENQKPFIKEDEIFNLLEETKSPSKLKVRDIIQKSLSKERLNPDEVATLLNVEDDDTLEEIFEGARTLKRNVYGNRIVFFAPLYIGNKCINNCEYCGFRSSNTEIYRNSLSFEQLEKEVKVLEDKGHKRLILVYGEHPDYDADFIAKTVETVYKTKNRNGEIRRVNINAAPQTINDYKKIKEVGIGTFQIFQETYHFDTYKKVHPKGPKSSYIWRLYGLDRAVVAGIDDVGIGALFGLYDYKFEVMGLLYHTIHLEERFGFGPHTISFPRIEPALNTPLSEQPPYLVNDNEFKKIVAILRLAVPYTGLILTAREPSHIRNEVLKLGVSQIDAGSNIGIGAYSTEDQQAYKKSQFTLGDQRSLDAVINELAIEGYLPSFCTACYRMGRTGEHFMEFAIPGFVKRFCTPNAILTLLEYAQDYAPENTRISIEKRIEEELKVMKEGPLKEKLLERMDLVKAGRRDLYF; this is translated from the coding sequence GTGTTTTGGATAAGAGATAAAGAGAATCAAAAACCATTCATAAAAGAAGATGAAATATTTAACCTTTTGGAAGAAACAAAATCCCCAAGTAAATTAAAAGTCAGAGATATTATTCAAAAATCTTTATCAAAAGAAAGGTTGAATCCAGACGAAGTAGCAACACTTTTAAACGTTGAAGATGATGATACGTTAGAAGAGATTTTTGAAGGAGCAAGAACATTAAAAAGAAATGTATATGGGAATAGAATTGTCTTTTTTGCTCCTCTTTATATTGGAAACAAATGTATAAACAATTGTGAGTACTGTGGTTTTAGATCAAGCAACACGGAAATTTATAGAAACTCTCTTAGTTTTGAACAATTAGAGAAAGAGGTGAAAGTGCTTGAAGACAAAGGCCATAAAAGATTAATATTAGTTTATGGCGAACATCCTGATTACGATGCAGATTTCATAGCCAAAACCGTTGAAACGGTATACAAAACAAAAAATAGAAATGGAGAAATCAGAAGGGTTAATATAAATGCTGCTCCACAGACAATTAATGATTACAAAAAAATAAAAGAAGTTGGAATAGGAACATTTCAAATTTTTCAAGAAACTTATCATTTTGATACTTACAAGAAAGTTCATCCAAAAGGGCCTAAATCTAGTTATATATGGAGGTTATATGGATTAGACAGAGCTGTAGTTGCTGGGATTGACGATGTTGGGATCGGTGCTTTATTTGGACTTTACGATTATAAATTCGAGGTCATGGGCCTTTTATACCATACAATACATCTTGAAGAACGCTTTGGATTTGGTCCTCATACAATCTCATTTCCACGAATAGAACCAGCTCTAAACACCCCTTTATCTGAGCAACCTCCATACCTTGTGAATGATAATGAGTTCAAAAAGATAGTGGCAATTTTAAGATTAGCTGTACCCTACACGGGATTAATTTTAACTGCCAGAGAACCTTCCCATATAAGAAACGAAGTTTTAAAGTTAGGAGTTTCACAAATCGATGCTGGTTCTAATATTGGAATTGGAGCATATTCAACAGAAGATCAACAAGCTTATAAGAAAAGTCAATTCACCTTGGGTGACCAAAGGAGTTTAGACGCTGTAATAAACGAATTAGCAATCGAAGGTTATCTTCCTTCATTTTGTACCGCATGCTATCGTATGGGGAGAACTGGCGAGCACTTCATGGAGTTCGCAATACCTGGATTTGTGAAGAGGTTTTGCACTCCCAACGCCATTTTAACTCTTTTAGAGTATGCCCAGGATTATGCCCCAGAAAATACTAGGATATCTATCGAAAAGAGGATCGAAGAAGAGTTAAAGGTTATGAAAGAAGGTCCTTTAAAAGAGAAATTATTAGAAAGAATGGATCTTGTTAAGGCCGGAAGAAGAGATCTATACTTTTAA